CCGACCGAAGGCGAGGAGTACCCGTTGCTCGCATGGAAGACCTTGCCGTCTTTGAAGAGAAAAATGCCGATCGAGTCACCGCGGCTCAAGGTCAACTTTCCCGATTTCCGAAAAAGCGCGAGCAGCTGGAAGATTTCAGCTAGCCGAAGATCCTCGAGACGACCGACGAGAGCCATGACTCACTCCGATCTCGAGGTTCTTTTGCCGATGTCGATTCCGCCCTTGCCAATCAAGATCGACCCTCCAATTCCGAACCTGAGGGCCGGCTGGTATTGCTCCGAGACTCGTCCCCGCTCCCGCCCAACCACGAGTGAGCAGCCGCCCCCGCAGGGGAACACGCAATATCGATACCAGATTCGACCCCGGCGATCTCTCCTATCTCATCTTACTATCTATCTCGATATGAGACAGCCGTATCGGGGTGGGAATACCACTGGCGTTGAATTAGGAATGAGGAATGAGGAATGAGGAATGAGGAATTAGGAATTAGGAATGAGGAATTAGGAATGAGGAATTGGGAATGAGGAATGCCGACTATCCACCCATTTGCATTTCGAATTTCGAATTTCCCACCCACACCCCCAGGGTTACCGGGAGGGCGGGTGGAAATTCCTAATTCCTAACTCCTAATTCCCAATTTTCCGCACGGGTGCGCTACTGCTGTTCCGCCGCCACCAGTTCCATTGCGCGTTCTATGGGGAGGTGAACCGTGCCTTCCGCTTCGCTGACCCACCCGTAGCTGTTGAGAAGCTCGACCTGGTTGGCGTCCAGTTGCTGCAGCGCCTGGTAAGGCTGGGTGTAGACCTTTCGTTCGAGCTCTCCCTGCTCGGCGCGATAGAAGAACGCCTGCAACACGACGATGATGACGAAAAGAAGAATTGCGGAAACGATGCCGACCACGGCAGATGCGGCTACGTTGGGATCGTCATATCTCATCGACTTCTCCGGGACGGAGTTTTGAGTTCACAGTTTTGAGTTTTGAGTTGCCACCCACCCCTCCGACGAATCGTTCTTGGCTGGCGAGTTGAAACTCAAAACTCATAACTCAAAACTCTCAACTGCCTTATGCGCTCTCGAACGCCAGGGATTCTTCGAGGCGCGGATCCTTCTCGGCAACCACCGAGTGTCTCTTGAGGCGCAAGATGACTGCCGCCGACGTGATGCCGTGCAAACCGAGAAAGCACAGAACGTCGAGCACGCCGAAGCGGGCAACCCCCGGGCTGAACTCGGGTATCACCAGCCAGTAGATGTCGATCCAGCACATCACCGCTACGAAGACGCCGGTGAGGGCGAGCAACAAAGGCCGGCGCTTGATCATCCGTGAGACGAGCAAGATGAATGGAGCCAGGAAATGACCGAAAATCAGTATCAGGCTGACCGTCGTCCATTCACCGGTCTGCCGCTTGAGGAACCACTCGGTCTCCTCCGGAAGGTTGCCGTACCAGATCAACATGTACTGGGAAAAGGCGATGTAGGCCCAGAAGACCACGAAAGCGAAGAGCAACTTGCCGATATCGTGATAATGCTCGACGGTGATCGCGTTTCTGAGAACTCCCCGGGCCTGCATGGTGTACAAGACCCGCGGCATCACCGCCAGGAAGGCCAATACAGACGCGGCGAAGTAATACACGCCGAAGATCGTGCTGAACCAGTGCGGGTCGAGGGACATCAGAAGATCGAAGGACGCGAAATTGAGGCTGAGAGCGAAGAGAATCATGCCCGGAGCGCTGAATTTCTCCATCCTCAGCGTCAGGGCCGGATCACCGCTCGCATCCTGCGCGACCGACGTTCGATGGAGAAAGGTCGCGAGAAAACCCCAGATCAGGAAGTAGGCGACGAGCCTGATGGTGAAGAACGTCGGGTTGAGGAACCCGATCTTACCCTCGAGCAACGGATCGTGGGCCGCGGCAGCCGTGTCGGTCCAGGGGTAGAGGTGACCCATCCCGAGAACGATCGGTATGGCGAGGATGCCCATCAGCCAGACGTTGCCGGCTATCGCCTCCGCCACCCGGCGCACAACCACGCTCCAGCCGGCGCGCGTGCAATGCTGGAGAAGAACGAAGAAGAGCGCACCGAGAGAGATGCTCAGGATGAAGGCGAAGCTCACGAGATAGGTTTCGAGCAGGTAGTCCATCCCGCCCTCTTTGCCGTTCGCGAGCACATACGAGCCAACCAGGCCGAGCACGCCGATAACGAGGGAGATGATCAATGCCGGTTTCGCGATCCCGTCCAGGTGTCGTGTTTCGGTCGTGATGTCGAGTACGGTGTCCTGCATCGATCCCCCGCTATCGCAGTCGCGCCCGCAGATCGGGCGGGACGTCGTCGACGGTTGCATTCTGACTCCGCTGCAAGGCCCTCACGTAGGCAACGATCGCCCAGCGATCCTCAACCGGGATCTGCGGGCCGTAGGCCGGCATGTTGCGGATTCCGTTGGATATCGTGTTGAAGAGGTGGCCGGCCGGCCGACCTCGCACCAGATCGGTGTGGAAGGAGGACGGCGGCGTCCAGGTTCCTTCCAGAAGTTCGTCGGCCCGTTTGGCCACCATCCCGTCGCCGAAGCCCGCAAGGCCGTGGCACGGCGAGCAGTAGATGTCGTAGCGCTGCCGGCCACGGCGGACGAGCGCGAGATCGACCTTGATGGGGCTCACCTCGAGCCAGTCCCCACCATCCTTGCCGGTCGTCAGGGCCGGCGAATCGATCGTCGCACCGCGAGGCACGGTGCCGGCTACCGGTGGGCGCATGGCGCGGCGATCGGCAAACATCGGATTGCGCGCCTGCGGCTTGAACTTCGGTTGATTGTCCATGTCCGGAATGACGTGGATCCTCGGATCGGGCGAGGAGGTGACCCGGGCCCGCATGATCAACGCGAGCGGCACCCACGACAGGACCACCAGAATCACCACCGCGAACAGGAGCCAGCGTGGAAGGTTCATGGTAGGTCCTCGATTTCTTCCACCGCTCGTCCCGAGATCTCTTCTAACAGGCGGCGCGTCTCGACACGGTCGAACAGGGGGTCTTTCGCCTCGATGGAAATGAAGAATGTGTCGTCGGTCGCCCGCTTGAATGAGCGGTTTGTGAACAGGGGATGTGAGAGCTGAGGCAGTCCGTTGAGGGCGAGCATGCCGACGAGGGCGCTCAAAGCCGCGAACAGAATTGTCGTCTCGAATGCTATCGGAATGTTGGCCGGAAGGCTGAAGAGCGGCTTGCCACTGATCAAAAACGGGTAGTCGACGGCGTTGGTCCACCATTGGAGGAGGATTCCCGCCGCCGCCCCGGTGAGGCCCCCCAGAAACACGATGTACGGGAGGATCGTCTTCTTGACGCCCATCGCCGCGTCGAGGCGGTGGAGCACGAATGGGCTGTGGGTGTCCCAGCGGGTGTAGCCGGCATCACGCACGATCCGTGCGCCCCTCAGCAGCTCATCCACCTTGTCGAAGGCTACGAGATAGCCGTACAGTCCGTTCGACTCACCGCCTCCGGCATGTGTGGTCCGATCACTCATCACAGATCCACCTCTCGAACAGCGATATCGCCGTGGTAGTCGCCGTGGCCACGGTGTCCCGGATGGTCGAGGTGGGCCTGCGGCATCACGCCCTTGACCTCCGCCATGCCCACCATTGGCAGGAAACGAACGAAGAGCAGGAAGAGCGTGAGAAAGAGACCGAAACTGCCGATGAACGTCAGAACGTCGATCGCGGTCGGCCGATAGTAGCCCCAACTGGTCGGCA
Above is a window of Acidobacteriota bacterium DNA encoding:
- a CDS encoding cytochrome c, giving the protein MNLPRWLLFAVVILVVLSWVPLALIMRARVTSSPDPRIHVIPDMDNQPKFKPQARNPMFADRRAMRPPVAGTVPRGATIDSPALTTGKDGGDWLEVSPIKVDLALVRRGRQRYDIYCSPCHGLAGFGDGMVAKRADELLEGTWTPPSSFHTDLVRGRPAGHLFNTISNGIRNMPAYGPQIPVEDRWAIVAYVRALQRSQNATVDDVPPDLRARLR
- a CDS encoding quinol:cytochrome C oxidoreductase, translating into MQDTVLDITTETRHLDGIAKPALIISLVIGVLGLVGSYVLANGKEGGMDYLLETYLVSFAFILSISLGALFFVLLQHCTRAGWSVVVRRVAEAIAGNVWLMGILAIPIVLGMGHLYPWTDTAAAAHDPLLEGKIGFLNPTFFTIRLVAYFLIWGFLATFLHRTSVAQDASGDPALTLRMEKFSAPGMILFALSLNFASFDLLMSLDPHWFSTIFGVYYFAASVLAFLAVMPRVLYTMQARGVLRNAITVEHYHDIGKLLFAFVVFWAYIAFSQYMLIWYGNLPEETEWFLKRQTGEWTTVSLILIFGHFLAPFILLVSRMIKRRPLLLALTGVFVAVMCWIDIYWLVIPEFSPGVARFGVLDVLCFLGLHGITSAAVILRLKRHSVVAEKDPRLEESLAFESA
- a CDS encoding DUF3341 domain-containing protein, whose product is MSDRTTHAGGGESNGLYGYLVAFDKVDELLRGARIVRDAGYTRWDTHSPFVLHRLDAAMGVKKTILPYIVFLGGLTGAAAGILLQWWTNAVDYPFLISGKPLFSLPANIPIAFETTILFAALSALVGMLALNGLPQLSHPLFTNRSFKRATDDTFFISIEAKDPLFDRVETRRLLEEISGRAVEEIEDLP